In one window of Nocardia brasiliensis DNA:
- a CDS encoding sulfite exporter TauE/SafE family protein encodes MTWLEQLAVFGAGIAAGGINTIVGSGTLITFPVLLGFGLPPVTANVSNTIGLVPGAISGVHGYRRELAGQRDRLLRLGTASLLGGITGAVLLLTLPADAFKAIVPVLILLALVLVVVQPRLSRWVKQRRADSDGPAPEHGGPALFVAVFATGIYGGYFGAAQGVLLLGLLGVLVHDDIQRLNGVKNVLALLVNGVSALIFIVIAEVDWQAVGLIALGSIIGGQLGAKMGRRMPPNVLRAVIVVVGAIAVVRLLMS; translated from the coding sequence ATGACATGGCTCGAACAGCTCGCGGTCTTCGGCGCGGGCATCGCGGCGGGCGGGATCAATACGATCGTCGGGTCGGGCACCCTGATCACCTTCCCCGTGCTGCTCGGCTTCGGCTTGCCCCCGGTGACCGCGAACGTCTCCAACACCATCGGCCTGGTTCCCGGCGCGATCAGTGGTGTGCACGGCTATCGCCGTGAACTGGCTGGTCAGCGCGATCGGCTGCTGCGTCTGGGCACCGCGTCGCTGCTCGGCGGCATCACCGGCGCTGTCCTGCTGCTGACGCTGCCCGCGGACGCGTTCAAGGCGATCGTGCCGGTGCTGATTCTGCTGGCGCTGGTGCTCGTCGTGGTGCAGCCGCGGCTGTCGCGCTGGGTCAAGCAGCGGCGCGCGGACAGCGACGGTCCCGCGCCGGAGCACGGCGGCCCGGCGCTGTTCGTCGCGGTCTTCGCCACCGGCATCTACGGCGGCTACTTCGGCGCCGCGCAGGGCGTGCTGCTGCTCGGTTTGCTAGGTGTGCTCGTGCACGACGACATCCAGCGGCTCAACGGCGTGAAGAACGTGCTCGCGTTGCTCGTCAACGGGGTGTCCGCGCTGATCTTCATCGTGATCGCGGAGGTGGACTGGCAGGCGGTCGGGTTGATCGCGCTCGGTTCGATCATCGGCGGTCAGCTCGGTGCGAAGATGGGCAGACGAATGCCGCCGAACGTCCTGCGCGCGGTGATCGTCGTGGTCGGCGCCATCGCGGTGGTCCGGCTGTTGATGTCTTAG
- the leuA gene encoding 2-isopropylmalate synthase: protein MSPADAFVSGTRTITPPSKPAPADQPAWNAQKNSSMPTFRYRPFAEEVEPVTVPDRTWPDKIIDVAPGWCAVDLRDGNQALIDPMSPARKRRMFDLLVRMGYKEIEVGFPSASQTDFDFVREIIEDGAIPDDVTIQVLTQCRAELIERTFEACSGAQNVIVHFYNSTSILQRKVVFRADRAAVKKIATDAAKLCLQIEKQYPDTNWRYEYSPESYTGTELEYAKEVCDAVSEIIAPTPAKPLIINLPATVEMATPNVYADSIEWMSRNLARRESIVLSLHPHNDRGTAVAAAELGYQAGADRIEGCLFGNGERTGNVCLVTLGMNLFSRGVDPQINFSDIDEIRRTVEYCNQLPVAERHPYGGDLVYTAFSGSHQDAINKGLDAMKVAADDADADVDDIVWAVPYLPIDPKDVGRTYEAVIRVNSQSGKGGVAYIMKTDHGLALPRRLQIEFSQAVQRITDGEGGEVTPKEMWDVFAAEYLSPIRPLERIRQKVTASETDGGTDTIAVVVKVDGVEQEITGTGNGPLAAFIDAIATVGFDVRVLDYSEHAMSAGDDAQAAAYVECAIGDKVVWGVGIATSITTASLRAVVSAVNRAH, encoded by the coding sequence ATGTCACCCGCTGACGCCTTCGTATCCGGCACCCGCACCATCACCCCGCCGTCCAAGCCGGCGCCTGCCGACCAGCCCGCCTGGAACGCGCAGAAGAACTCCTCGATGCCGACCTTCCGGTACCGCCCGTTCGCCGAGGAGGTCGAGCCCGTCACGGTGCCCGACCGCACCTGGCCGGACAAGATCATCGATGTCGCGCCCGGCTGGTGCGCGGTCGATCTGCGCGACGGCAATCAGGCCCTGATCGACCCGATGAGCCCGGCCCGCAAGCGCCGCATGTTCGACCTGCTGGTGCGCATGGGCTACAAGGAGATCGAGGTCGGCTTCCCCTCGGCCAGCCAGACCGATTTCGACTTCGTCCGCGAGATCATCGAGGACGGCGCGATCCCGGACGACGTCACCATCCAGGTGCTGACCCAGTGCCGCGCCGAACTGATCGAGCGCACCTTCGAGGCCTGCTCGGGCGCGCAGAACGTGATCGTCCACTTCTACAACTCCACCTCGATCCTGCAGCGCAAGGTGGTCTTCCGCGCCGACCGCGCGGCGGTCAAGAAGATCGCGACCGACGCGGCGAAGCTGTGCCTGCAGATCGAGAAGCAATACCCGGACACCAACTGGCGCTATGAATACAGCCCGGAGTCCTACACCGGCACCGAACTGGAGTACGCCAAGGAGGTGTGCGACGCGGTCTCGGAGATCATCGCGCCCACCCCGGCCAAGCCGCTGATCATCAACCTGCCCGCGACCGTCGAGATGGCCACGCCGAACGTCTACGCCGACTCGATCGAGTGGATGAGCCGCAACCTGGCCCGGCGCGAATCGATCGTGCTGTCGCTGCACCCGCACAACGACCGCGGCACCGCCGTGGCCGCCGCCGAACTGGGTTACCAGGCGGGCGCGGATCGCATCGAGGGCTGCCTGTTCGGCAACGGCGAGCGCACCGGCAACGTCTGCCTGGTCACCCTGGGCATGAATCTGTTCTCCCGCGGCGTCGACCCGCAGATCAACTTCTCCGATATCGACGAGATCCGCCGCACCGTCGAATACTGCAACCAGCTGCCGGTCGCCGAGCGCCACCCGTACGGCGGCGACCTGGTCTACACCGCGTTCTCCGGCAGCCACCAGGACGCCATCAACAAGGGCCTGGACGCGATGAAGGTCGCGGCCGACGACGCCGACGCCGATGTCGACGACATCGTCTGGGCGGTGCCGTACCTGCCGATCGACCCGAAGGACGTCGGGCGCACCTACGAGGCCGTCATCCGGGTGAACTCGCAGTCCGGCAAGGGCGGCGTCGCCTACATCATGAAGACCGATCACGGGCTGGCGCTGCCGCGGCGGCTGCAGATCGAGTTCTCCCAGGCGGTCCAGCGGATCACCGACGGCGAGGGCGGTGAGGTCACGCCGAAGGAGATGTGGGACGTCTTCGCCGCCGAGTACCTGAGCCCGATCCGGCCGCTGGAGCGGATCCGGCAGAAGGTCACCGCCTCGGAGACCGACGGCGGCACCGACACCATCGCGGTGGTGGTCAAGGTCGACGGCGTCGAGCAGGAGATCACCGGCACCGGCAACGGCCCGCTCGCGGCGTTCATCGACGCGATCGCGACCGTCGGCTTCGACGTCCGGGTGCTGGACTACTCCGAGCACGCGATGTCGGCGGGCGACGACGCGCAGGCCGCCGCCTACGTGGAGTGCGCGATCGGCGACAAGGTGGTGTGGGGCGTCGGCATCGCCACCTCGATCACCACGGCGTCGCTGCGCGCGGTGGTCTCCGCGGTGAACCGCGCGCACTGA
- a CDS encoding MinD/ParA family ATP-binding protein: protein MDTADATESEKSAEQSPEQTGDVDVPTAEAETPDQPEQDPAQPEFSGSTDQTVSYPQASAPQQPYGPPEGFPPPGPAEQYGGYAPPNPGPFAPTGTYEPYQTGAFQPAPGHSGSHQIAEAPNPGYGEYRQEIGPDGLVRRVPDQQEAQAPEQQAAPIYSWAPPPPPVSHQPPPVYQQQPPPPQPMGQQPAPSWQGGPQGVPNPHQPAQPFQPQHVPAPGQPGHSVNDLNLLKRARRAPRSGWRRAVHKATGGMLNPGESAADVVYRDLVDRVNQPVRGDYRIAILSLKGGVGKTTTTVGLGSTFASLRGDRVIAIDANPDLGTLAHRVPRQTRSTVRNLLEDQHISRYSDVRAHTSQAPSRLEVLASEQDPAVSEAFSEADYRKAISILQSFYNIILTDCGTGLMHSAMAGVLDMASSLVLVTSPAIDGARSASATLDWLDHHGYGKLVERTVVVVNASRRGASTVDLDQLRKLFLDRTRAVQVVPFDDHLAEGAEIDLELVSKPTRRALLELAAMVADDFGYVGAQQYHHPGPMGH from the coding sequence GTGGACACGGCCGACGCCACGGAGTCGGAGAAATCCGCCGAGCAGTCGCCGGAGCAGACCGGTGACGTGGACGTGCCGACGGCCGAGGCGGAGACGCCGGACCAGCCGGAGCAGGATCCCGCGCAGCCCGAGTTCAGCGGCTCGACCGACCAGACCGTGTCGTACCCGCAGGCGTCGGCGCCGCAGCAGCCCTACGGTCCGCCCGAGGGTTTCCCGCCGCCCGGCCCGGCCGAGCAATACGGCGGCTACGCCCCGCCGAACCCGGGTCCGTTCGCGCCCACTGGCACGTATGAGCCATACCAGACCGGCGCGTTCCAGCCCGCCCCCGGACACAGCGGCAGCCATCAGATCGCCGAGGCGCCGAACCCCGGCTACGGCGAGTACCGGCAGGAGATCGGCCCCGACGGCCTGGTCCGCCGCGTGCCCGACCAGCAGGAAGCGCAGGCGCCCGAGCAGCAGGCCGCCCCGATCTACAGCTGGGCGCCGCCGCCACCGCCGGTGTCGCATCAGCCGCCGCCGGTCTACCAGCAGCAGCCCCCGCCGCCGCAGCCGATGGGCCAGCAGCCCGCGCCGAGCTGGCAGGGCGGGCCGCAGGGGGTACCGAATCCGCATCAGCCCGCGCAGCCGTTCCAGCCGCAGCACGTGCCCGCGCCGGGTCAGCCCGGTCATTCGGTCAACGACCTGAACCTGCTCAAGCGGGCAAGGCGGGCCCCGCGCAGCGGCTGGCGCCGGGCGGTGCACAAGGCCACCGGCGGCATGCTCAACCCGGGTGAGTCCGCGGCCGACGTGGTCTACCGCGACCTCGTCGACCGGGTGAATCAGCCGGTGCGCGGCGACTACCGGATCGCGATCCTCTCGCTCAAGGGCGGTGTCGGCAAGACCACCACCACGGTCGGTCTCGGGTCGACGTTCGCCTCGCTGCGCGGCGACCGGGTGATCGCGATCGACGCCAACCCCGACCTCGGTACGCTCGCGCACCGGGTGCCGCGCCAGACCCGCTCCACCGTGCGCAACCTGCTCGAGGACCAGCACATCAGCAGGTACTCGGATGTCCGCGCGCACACCTCGCAGGCGCCGAGCCGATTGGAAGTGCTTGCCAGCGAACAGGATCCGGCGGTTTCTGAGGCCTTCAGCGAGGCCGACTACCGCAAGGCGATCAGCATCCTGCAGTCGTTCTACAACATCATCCTGACCGACTGCGGCACCGGACTGATGCACTCGGCCATGGCGGGCGTGCTCGACATGGCGAGCTCGCTCGTGCTGGTCACCTCGCCCGCGATCGACGGCGCGCGCAGCGCATCGGCCACGCTCGACTGGCTCGATCACCACGGCTACGGCAAGCTCGTCGAACGAACCGTGGTGGTGGTCAACGCGTCTCGGCGCGGCGCCTCCACCGTCGACCTGGATCAGCTGCGCAAGCTCTTCCTCGACCGCACCCGCGCGGTGCAGGTGGTGCCCTTCGACGATCACCTTGCCGAGGGCGCGGAGATCGACCTGGAACTGGTGAGCAAGCCGACCCGGCGGGCCCTGCTGGAGCTGGCCGCGATGGTCGCCGACGACTTCGGCTACGTCGGCGCCCAGCAGTACCACCACCCCGGCCCGATGGGGCACTGA